A genomic window from Chlorobium phaeobacteroides DSM 266 includes:
- the trxB gene encoding thioredoxin-disulfide reductase: MERDIRDIVIMGTGPAGYTAAIYSGRANLKPLVIEGSQPGGQLMITSEIENFPGFPEGIFGPELMARMRQQIIRFGVEIAYGSVQDVDLSRTPFSLSLDDGTEIVTRSLIVATGANAKWLNIDSEKMYRGKGVSACATCDGFFFKQCKVFVVGGGDTAMEEALYLTKFAAEVIIVHRREEFRASKIMSLRAGKNPKISTMLNQVVDEILGDGHKVTGIRLQNVLTGEKTEHQCDGVFMAIGHAPNAELFKGQLRIDDYGYIETKKTSTETSVPGVFACGDVQDYTYRQAITAAGTGCMAAVDAERFLESIR; the protein is encoded by the coding sequence ATGGAACGCGACATCAGGGATATTGTTATCATGGGCACCGGTCCGGCCGGTTATACTGCAGCGATATACAGCGGCAGGGCCAATCTCAAACCGCTTGTTATTGAAGGTTCGCAACCGGGCGGTCAGCTTATGATCACCAGCGAAATAGAGAATTTTCCCGGATTTCCCGAAGGAATTTTCGGGCCGGAACTTATGGCAAGAATGCGTCAGCAGATTATTCGATTTGGCGTTGAGATTGCATATGGAAGCGTTCAGGATGTTGATCTTTCAAGAACGCCCTTCTCGCTTTCCCTCGATGACGGTACGGAAATCGTTACCCGTTCACTTATTGTTGCCACCGGAGCGAATGCCAAATGGCTCAATATTGACTCCGAAAAAATGTATAGGGGCAAAGGCGTTTCAGCCTGTGCGACCTGTGACGGTTTTTTCTTCAAGCAGTGCAAGGTGTTTGTTGTCGGCGGGGGAGATACAGCCATGGAAGAGGCTTTATATCTCACCAAATTTGCAGCGGAGGTTATCATTGTTCACCGACGTGAAGAGTTCAGAGCATCGAAAATCATGAGTCTTCGAGCCGGTAAAAATCCGAAAATCAGCACCATGCTCAATCAGGTTGTTGATGAGATTCTCGGAGATGGTCACAAAGTAACCGGAATACGACTTCAAAACGTGCTTACCGGTGAAAAGACGGAACATCAGTGCGATGGCGTGTTTATGGCTATCGGTCACGCTCCTAATGCAGAGCTTTTCAAGGGTCAGCTTCGCATTGATGATTACGGTTATATCGAAACGAAAAAAACATCGACTGAAACCAGCGTTCCCGGCGTTTTTGCCTGTGGTGACGTGCAGGATTACACCTATCGTCAAGCCATAACGGCAGCGGGTACCGGCTGTATGGCCGCTGTCGATGCCGAGCGATTCCTTGAATCAATTCGTTAA
- the trmH gene encoding tRNA (guanosine(18)-2'-O)-methyltransferase TrmH, which translates to MIAPERFYKIRKMLAHRQPDLSLVMDNVNKAHNLSAIIRSCDAVGIHEIHAVSYRKNIFDRQTAAAGTTRWVEVTLHQSITSGLSMIAGRGMQILAASGSSKNVDFRSIDYTRPTALILGAEWDGVSTEALEAADHHISIPMHGMIESLNVSVAAAVILFEAERQRTAAGMYSRPMLEKESFDRLLFENAYPRLGRILREKGLPYPELDVNGQLPSSCHDSDMPDTEGVCSDSGLY; encoded by the coding sequence TTGATCGCTCCTGAACGATTCTATAAAATACGCAAAATGCTTGCGCATCGGCAGCCTGATCTTTCGCTGGTAATGGACAATGTCAATAAGGCACATAACCTCTCCGCCATAATAAGAAGCTGTGATGCCGTGGGCATCCATGAAATTCATGCGGTATCATATCGCAAAAACATTTTTGATCGCCAAACCGCAGCCGCGGGAACAACCCGATGGGTTGAGGTTACGCTGCATCAATCGATTACAAGCGGCCTCTCCATGATTGCGGGGCGGGGCATGCAGATTCTTGCCGCATCAGGAAGCAGCAAGAACGTGGATTTCAGAAGCATTGATTACACCCGGCCAACAGCGTTGATTCTCGGGGCGGAATGGGATGGCGTTTCAACCGAAGCGCTTGAGGCTGCCGACCATCACATATCGATACCCATGCATGGCATGATCGAGTCGCTCAATGTATCGGTAGCGGCGGCAGTCATTCTGTTTGAAGCCGAGCGTCAACGAACTGCCGCAGGAATGTACAGCCGGCCAATGCTTGAAAAAGAGTCATTTGACCGGCTTCTTTTTGAAAACGCCTACCCCCGGCTTGGCAGGATACTCCGGGAAAAAGGATTACCCTATCCGGAACTGGATGTTAACGGGCAACTCCCCTCCTCCTGCCACGACTCTGACATGCCCGACACGGAAGGAGTGTGTTCAGATTCCGGGCTTTATTAA
- a CDS encoding metallophosphoesterase, producing the protein MAFNDKKHPNLERLLINARPVTLDASSRVLILSDLHMGNGGRRDEFRRNAELLSTLLGNYYLPEQYNLVLNGDIEELFKFPLQGIMDQWGSFYELFEKFEQNGFFLKTYGNHDTGLLDEKEYPLKSYLVESLKFHYGKETMLLFHGHQASVLLWETYPLVSRLVVFFLRYIAKPFGIRNFSIAYNSRRRFAIEKSIYDFSNRAKIVSIIGHTHRPLFESLSKVDFLNFRIEELCRAYPAADSDLRILIREQIDALKTELDSCFKKGKKIGLRSGLYNTLTIPSVFNSGCGIGKRGITALEIEGDKIRLVYWFNGKQSKKFISDRDNHPVELASTGYSRLVLNEDSLDYVFSRLHLLA; encoded by the coding sequence ATGGCTTTTAACGATAAAAAACACCCGAACCTTGAACGCCTGCTGATAAACGCAAGGCCGGTAACGCTCGATGCCTCATCGCGCGTGCTGATTCTCAGCGATCTTCATATGGGCAATGGCGGAAGACGAGATGAGTTCAGACGGAACGCCGAACTTCTCAGCACTCTGCTCGGCAATTATTATCTCCCTGAACAGTACAATCTTGTTCTTAACGGTGATATTGAAGAGCTGTTCAAGTTTCCGTTACAGGGCATAATGGATCAGTGGGGCAGCTTTTATGAGCTTTTTGAGAAGTTCGAACAGAACGGTTTTTTTTTGAAAACGTATGGCAATCATGATACCGGACTGCTTGATGAGAAAGAGTATCCGTTAAAGAGCTATCTGGTTGAATCGCTCAAATTCCATTACGGTAAAGAGACCATGCTGCTTTTTCACGGCCATCAGGCATCGGTGCTGCTCTGGGAGACCTATCCCCTGGTCAGTCGCCTTGTCGTCTTTTTTCTGCGTTATATAGCAAAACCCTTCGGTATCAGAAACTTCTCTATTGCCTATAACAGCAGGCGTCGTTTTGCGATTGAAAAATCAATTTATGACTTCTCGAACAGGGCCAAAATCGTCTCCATTATCGGGCATACGCACCGCCCGCTCTTTGAATCCCTTTCCAAAGTCGACTTTCTGAACTTTCGCATTGAAGAGCTTTGTCGAGCTTATCCCGCAGCAGATTCCGATCTCCGTATCTTAATACGGGAACAGATCGATGCCCTTAAAACCGAACTCGACTCCTGCTTTAAAAAAGGGAAAAAAATCGGACTCAGAAGCGGGCTCTACAACACCCTGACGATTCCAAGCGTTTTCAATTCAGGTTGCGGTATCGGCAAACGGGGAATAACCGCGCTTGAAATCGAAGGCGATAAAATCAGGCTGGTGTACTGGTTTAATGGAAAACAGAGCAAAAAGTTTATCAGTGACCGCGATAATCATCCTGTTGAACTCGCATCGACGGGATATTCAAGACTTGTGCTCAATGAAGACAGTCTCGACTATGTTTTTTCCCGTCTCCATCTGCTTGCATGA